DNA from Chloroherpetonaceae bacterium:
TGTCACAACGCTTAAAGAATCTTTTTTCCGTCATCTTGAATTCACACTCGCGAAAGATAAATATTCTGCCTCTGCCCGCGATAAATATCTCTCCCTTTCACATTCCATTTGCGACCGATTAATTGAGCGATGGTTATATACCCAACAAACCTATTACAATCATGATGCCAAAAGACTTTATTATTTATCGATGGAATTTTTGATTGGCAGAAGTTTAAGTAATTCAATTGTGAATCTCGGGATGGAAAAAGAGGTTCGAGAGTGCCTCTCAGAACTTGGGTATTCCCTCGAAGACTTGGAAGAATTGGAATCTGATGCTGGTTTAGGAAATGGAGGTCTTGGGCGTTTAGCAGCATGCTTTTTGGATTCAATGGCCACAATGGAGCTTCCGGGATATGGATACGGAATTAGATATGAATTTGGAATTTTTTCTCAAAAGGTTGTCAATGGGTTTCAAATGGAACGACCTGACAATTGGCTCCGCTACGGATGCCCTTGGGAGTTTGAGCGACCGGAGTCGATTCATGTAGTAAAATTTTACGGGAAAGTTCATCAATTTACCGACCACCTCGGAATTTTAAGAACCCTTTGGGAAGAAACACAAGATGTGGTGGCAATGGCTTATGACTATCCTATTCCGGGGTATAAAAATAATACGGTGAATAACCTTCGGTTATGGGCAGCAAAAGCAACACGAGAGTTTCAATTTGAATATTTCAATAGTGGCGACTATGCAAAGTCAGTCGAGGAAAAAGCCCAAACAGAAACCATTTCAAAGGTGCTTTATCCAAATGATAACAATGCTTTTGGAAAAGAATTAAGACTGAAACAAGAGTACTTCTTTGCCTCGGCATCTTTACAAGACATTATTCGCCGCTATAAAAAAGAAAGAAAAACCTTTGACGATTTCCCCAATAAAGTTGCCATTCAGTTAAATGACACGCACCCTGCTATTGCCGTAGCGGAACTCATGCACATTTTAATCGATCAGGAGCATTTGGCGTGGGACAAGGCGTGGAGCATAACTCAAAGAACATTTGCCTATACCAATCATACGGTGATGCCGGAGGCTTTGGAAAAATGGTCGGTACAATTATTTGGAAAAGTATTACCTCGCCACCTACAAATTATTTTTGAAATCAATCATCGCTTTTTGGGAGAAGTGCGCGGGAGGTTCCCCGGAGATGAAGCCCGAGTGGCGAGAATGTCTTTAATTGAAGAGGGCGGTGAAAAATTGATTCGAATGGCAAACCTTGCCATTATCGGAAGTCATTCGGTGAATGGGGTTGCTGCAATCCACTCGGATATCATTAAAGAAACGCTTTTCAAAGATTTCTATGAAATGTTTCCGTCGCGGTTTAATAACAAAACCAATGGAATTACACAGCGTCGTTGGCTAAAGCTTTGCAACCCGACGCTATCAAATCTGATTGATTCGAAAATTGGGGATGGATGGTGTAAGCATTTGGAAGAAATCAAAAAGCTTGAACCCTTTGCCAAAGACAAAGCATTTCAAAAAGAATGGCATGAAGCCAAACAGGTCAATAAAAGAAGATTGGCTGAGCACATCAAATCTCATTTGGATCTAAATGTGAATCTGGATTCAATGTTTGATATTCAAGTGAAAAGAATTCACGAATACAAACGCCAACTGCTCAACGCGTTGCATGCGATTCATCTTTATATGCAATTGAAAGAAAATCCAAAAGCGCCATTTACTCCAAGAACCATCATTTTTGGGGGTAAGGCAGCACCGGGTTACTATATGGCAAAGTTGATTATAAAACTGATTAATAGCATCGGTGATAAAGTCAATTTTGATGATGAAATCGGTGATCAATTAAAAGTAATTTTTCTGGAGAATTACTCAGTTTCACTTGCGGAAAAGATTATCCCAGCGGCTGATCTTTCGGAACAAGTTTCCACTGCTGGAACAGAGGCTTCAGGAACTGGAAATATGAAGTTTGCCTTGAATGGCGCACTCACGATTGGCACACTTGATGGGGCAAATGTAGAGATTAAAGAAGAAGTGGGAGATGAAAATATCTTCATTTTTGGGTTGACGGTTGATGAGGTGGATTCATTGAAAGCGCGCGGTTACAACCCTATGGATTATTATCAATCCAATCCGGATATCAAGAAAATTTTGGATTTGATTGCAAGCGGATTTTTCTCACCATCTCAGCCGGACTTATTTAAGCCTATCGTGGATTCTCTTATTTCAAATGATCGTTATTTGCTTTTGGCTGATTTTGCGTCGTATATCAATTGTCAAAAAGCGGCATCTGAAGCGTATCGAAATCAAGAGAAGTGGAATGAAATGTCGATTCTAAATGTCGCGAGGATTGCGAAGTTTTCAACCGACCGAACCATTTCTGAGTATGCTGATGAAATTTGGAGGCTAAAAGCAATACCGGTAAAAATTTGAAGGTAATTTTGCCGTAACCAAAAAGGGAGCACAAAATGCTCCTTTTTTGGTTAAGATTATTCGTTCAACTTCGAGGTGATTGGGTTTTTAAGACCCGTTGCACTGATTATCTCGGCATAAAGTGATCCAACAGGCACTTTCATTGAAATTTTGACCGGCACTTTATTTTCATCATCAGTTACCCAAACCAAAATTTTTCCTTCACTCTTAAATAAACCTTGGCCTTGAACAAGGGGCTCCAAAACAATTGTCCTTACGGTTCCAATTTCTGTTTCAAGTAAGTCTCGATTACGAACTTTAATGATTAAAGGAAATGATTTGTCACTACTAAAATTTTGAATTGTAATCACATCGTCGTTTTTATAAGAACGAAGATTTAAGGTTCGAACAAAGAAATAGGCAGAAATAACATCTTGCGTAAATGCTTCCATTGGAAAGTCTTTATTGTGATGATAAGAACGAGCAATGGCGGACTCGTGAAAAAATTCTACTTCATCGTCATGAGAAAATTTCCCTTCCCGTATTTGCTGACGGAAGTACATCGGATATTGCCCTTCTTTATGAATGATGCTTTCATATCGATCATTGACCGGAAAAAAGTTCTCAAAAAAAGGAACTGTTTTTGCGGTATAAACAATATGATAACAGTCTTGACCACGAATCACGGTGTCTTTTGGGACGGATATTTCAGTTGTGACGGCTGTGATGCCGGTGTACTTGATTCGAAACTCGAGTTTTTCTCCGGTATGATAAGCGGTGTTTCTAATTTGCCTTAGGGCTCGAGAGGTTATATTTCGATTCGCCGATAGGGTATCGATGCCTGAAGCAAGGGTTTGAGCCTCGCAGTTATTGAAAGAAAAAAAAGATGGAATAACCAAGAAGAATGCGACCGCTGTATGTAATGTAATATCGCGAGGTCCTTTCATATTCATCAAGTTAAGCAGTTGGATGGTATTGTTTGTTACAGCATCATAGAAATAACCTTTTTTCAAAAACAGCAATGTTTCGATTTAGGTAAAATTCTTGTGAGAATCAACACATTAATGAACTCATTCATACGAGTAGAATTTTTCTTTTGATTCAACAAAGGTTTGCGGTAAATTATTCTTAGAAAAAATGAACAAAAGCCAATATTAATAAATAATTCATATTAGCTTTTATACCCTATCAATGATTTCATCCGTTATGCGCGGATGACTTACCGAAAGTTTAAGGAGAATGACGAAAATGAATCGAAATACGGGCTTTATCAATCTCGCCCGCCTGACCCTCTTTCAAATTTCTTTGGGTATAATCTACTTTATTCTTACCGACACCCTGAATCGCGTGATGACCATAGAACTCTCAATTGCAGCTTGGATTGTGGGGAGTCTCATTGGGATTCGAGAAATTATGGCTCTGATTGGGATTAAAATTTGGGCCGGAAATCTCTCCGATAAAACACATTTTTTGGGTTATAAAAGAACGCCGTTTATTCTTGGCGGGTTACTGGCATCGGCGATTTCATTTTACTTCATTGCACCAACAGCCTTTGAAGTTCAGAGCAACTATATGCTTGGTATTCTAAAGTTATTGATTGCATTTACGATTTTCGGAATCGGTTATAATGCTTCATTGACAGCCTACTATGCGCTTATTGCAGATATCGCAGGAGAAAAAAATATTCCAAAGGTCGCAGCAATGAGTTGGACATTAATGGTTCTTGGGGGAATTGTTACTTCGGTCTTAATGTCGTCGTATTTGAAAGAATTTTCGGAAGAAAGGTTTGTTTCAGCGCTCCAAACCGCAAGTTTGATTTCAATCGCAATTGGCTTTGTAACGATCATTGGGGTGGAAGATCGAACGGATGAAAGCATAAAAAATATATCCAATGAAACACTCACTTTTCTCGCCTCTCTTAAGTTGATAAATGCCTCTCCCTTAACAAAAAAATTCGCTTTTTACATCTTCATTTCAATTTTTGCTGCATTTGGAACAGAACTTATTCTTGAGCCTTTCGGCGCCGATGTATTGGGTTTAAGTGTGAGCGAGACGACAAAATTCCGTCAGTACCTTGGGCTGCCTCAGCTCCTTTTTATGATTTTAACAGGATTTATTATTAATCGTTTTGGAATCAAAAAAGCGGTATTGGTAGGGAATGCTGTGGCGACGGTAGGATATACGCTTCTAATTTCTGCGGGTGTTTTTCAACTGCAAAAGTTATTGATACCGTCGTTAATACTTGTCGGTGTTGGATTGGGATTTTGCACGGTTGGGAATATAGTGATGATGATGATGATGAACGCCGGTAGAAGCGGATTGTATGTTGGCCTTTGGGGGACTGCACAAAGCCTTGCAATGTTTCTTTCCGGAACGGGAGTCGGTGCTATTCGAGATATAATGCTTCATTTTTTTGCAAACCCTATGATGGGTTATACAATCATTTTCCTACTCGTTATTGGAGCATTTACAATTTCAACCTCAATGCTCCCTTCTATTTCAAAAGAGAATTTTGAGGCAGAATCAAAAGTAAAATTAGAAGAAGTATTAGCAACAGCTGCCGATTAAAGTAATGAAAAAAAAAGTCCTCTTAGTTTTTACCCGTTCAGCGAGTGGTGTTGATGGGCCACGCTCAGTTACCAACGCCAAGAAAAACTTGTTTGGAAAGATTAAAGACAGCGTTTTCGAATCCGTTTTGAAACGGGGTCAATTTGCCGTTCCTCCAATGGCTCTCATGATGTTGAGTTCAGTTGATATCCCCGGAGTTGAAATAAAAATTTGTGATCTTCGTTTCGATGCCCTTCCGCTTGATGAAAATTGGGATATGGTCGGGTTTACAGTCCATACGGGGCTTGCTAAAACAGTCTTTGAAGTTTCTGAATTATTTCGAACGCGTGGCGCAAAAATTATTTATGGAGGTCCTCATGTAACCCTTTTTCCTGATTCCGTGAGAGAATATGCAGATTCAATTGTCTTGGGAGAAGCCGATGAATTATGGCCTCAAGTTTTGGATGATCTCAAAAATGATTCTCTGAAATCGAGATATGAATCGCAAACTTCACCAGATTTGGAGAAAATTGCTCCTGTTTCAAAACGAGCAATTCACATCTCAAATTATTTCACAACAAATTTGATTCAAACTTCACGAGGCTGCCCTTATCGATGCGATTTTTGCAATGTGTATGTTATGAACGGAAATCGAATGCGACATCGCCCCATCGATCATGTTGTTAAGGAGGTTGAAAATTTTCTCAAGGATGATCAACGGGTTTTCTTTTTTGTCAATGATACAATGAATGCAGACCCTAAGTATTCTCTTGCCCTTTTCAAACGATTAATTCCCTATAAAATCCAATGGGTTGGACAAGCCACAACAATGCTTGGGTCTCAAACAGAACTCCTTGAAGCTTTTTCACTTTCAGGTTGTAAGGGGTTACTCTTAGGTATTGAAGGTGTAACGGATAAGTCGAATCATGAGCACCGGAAGGTGCAGAATAAAGAGTCGCAACTACTTAAGAATATCCAAGCCATTCGAAAAGCTGGAATATGTGTTTATGGGAGTTTTATTTATGGTCTTGATGGTGATACGCTTGAAACACCAAAATTGCTCAAAGATTTTATCAAGGAGTCGGGAGTTGATGTTCCGGGGATTAATATTTTAAGACCAATTCCGGGAACGGCACTTTTTGACCGGTTAAAATCTGAAGGGCGATTGCTTTTTCCTTCAGATGATATCTACGCCTTTCGTTATAGTTGGGGTCAGGAGTTACTTTGCAAGCCAAAAAATATTGACCCTTCAGATTTTATTTTAAGCTATTGTGAACTGACTAAAGATATTTTTTCGCTGAAAGGTGCCCTTCAAAGAACGATTGATGCGCCTTCAATTAAACAAGCGATTTTGGCATTCAATTTAGCGTACATTCACATGTACGGGCTTTCAAGACGTGATTTAACTCACCAACTTCAAGGGTGGGTTGGGAGTAGTAATACGGAAAATAATTATATTGAAAATTCCGTTTTACTTGAAAGTAAGTAAGTGTCTGAATTCCCATTTGAATGAATCAAAAACAACAATCCAAGTTGATTTCCCAATACTTCGATTAAGTTTTTAAAGAGAATACTCCAATATGGCAAATTTCTATTTTCAACCGAATCTTTCCACGTCTCCCTCCTCTCAATATAAGGGGTTCTTGAATGACCGTCAATACGGGATGAACCTCTTAAACTCGTTGAGCGTAGTTGCTCAAGTTTATGATGGTGATATTCGTGCTATTAATGAAACTGCAAAAACGAAAGGGTCAAATGACCCTAAAGGGAAACGTGCGCGTGAAATGTATCAAGCCGCTCAAATTGTGGCTGGATCGCTAATTGATGGATTGAAAGCCAATCTAAAATTGTTAGAGACGATTAAGCACGAGCTTTCAGAAAATAAAAGCACTTTACTAAACAAGTATTACACTGTATTTGACCAAAGGCTTGCTCTTCCTATTGATCAAAATCGTGTGGCTACAATGCTTCGTGATGACTTGACCATCTTGTTAGGAATTCCTGACCCGGATGATGAAAGAATTATTAGCGTAACCCGTTGCTTCAATGCTTATCAAAATGCTACTGTTGCAAACGGAGGATTTCAGACGGCACTTTATGAAATTGAAAATGCACTCTCTAAGCCTGAAGGTGAAAAAGATTTTCTTCTTCTTTATCGCTTAGGAATGATACACCTTTACAGCCCGGAGCATCTTGATTTACCAAGGGCACTTTTTTGTTTTTCACAGGTGGTTAAGGTATTAGAGGGAGAGATTACTGGTTCATTCAAAAGAATTCTATGTGCACTTGCGGATTATGGAAGCGAAGGAATGATGCTTTCGCAAGAGGAATTATTGAAGGAAGTTACGGCCAAAGCCCTTTACGAAGCTGGGATGGCGTCTTACATAGATCAAAACTTTACTGAAGCAAAAAAATATTTTTCAAAAGCGTGGAATTCAGTGAAATCGCCCTCTGCGGGATATATGCTTGCAAAGTCAACATTGTTTATTGGTGGAGAGACTTCAAATTCAGACACGGTTAAAATTCTTTCGGAAGTAATTGAAACGGATAGCAATTTCGCTTTTCGGCTTTCTGTCGATGAAGAGTTGTATCACAAGTCGCTGATGCTTCCGATTCTCAATAATTTGAGAGATAATGCATTGAGCGAAGTCGAGACGGCGATTGCGAATTCACGCAAAACAATGTCTCCCGAGAGTCAGGCAATTCCAATCCTAAAGGAAGTCGAAAAAAAGTTAGGTCTTAAAAGTTACTTTGAGGTTTTGGAGGCCTCAAATGAATTAAAGAAGGGTCGAAATTGGAAAATTTTACCGACATCTTTTGATCATAAGTACAGCATCAATGGTCACACACTGAAAGTAAATTCAACGGTATTTAGTCCCGATAGCCAATTTATAGCTTCAGCCAGTTGGAAAGTATTGATTACCGGAGCAAAGTCGGGTGAAGAACTCCAAACCTTGATGGGACATTCGGTCAAAGAGTATGTCTATTCACTTGCTTTTAGTACCAATAGTGTGATGCTTGCCTCGGCAAGTACAGATCGAACCATAAAACTTTGGAATGCAAAAACCGGACAAGAACTCTTTACACTTATTGGACACAAGCAAAGCATTAATAATGTCGCATTTAGCCCAAATGGAAATCAGTTGGCTTCGGGAAGTGTTGATGCTTCGATTATTTTATGGAATAGCAGCACAGGTGAATTATTAGACCGGCTAAAAGGCCACAAGGATAGTGTCAATTATGTTACTTATG
Protein-coding regions in this window:
- a CDS encoding glycogen/starch/alpha-glucan phosphorylase; amino-acid sequence: MPPLAKTAKKEVHPEKNGFTQNDVTTLKESFFRHLEFTLAKDKYSASARDKYLSLSHSICDRLIERWLYTQQTYYNHDAKRLYYLSMEFLIGRSLSNSIVNLGMEKEVRECLSELGYSLEDLEELESDAGLGNGGLGRLAACFLDSMATMELPGYGYGIRYEFGIFSQKVVNGFQMERPDNWLRYGCPWEFERPESIHVVKFYGKVHQFTDHLGILRTLWEETQDVVAMAYDYPIPGYKNNTVNNLRLWAAKATREFQFEYFNSGDYAKSVEEKAQTETISKVLYPNDNNAFGKELRLKQEYFFASASLQDIIRRYKKERKTFDDFPNKVAIQLNDTHPAIAVAELMHILIDQEHLAWDKAWSITQRTFAYTNHTVMPEALEKWSVQLFGKVLPRHLQIIFEINHRFLGEVRGRFPGDEARVARMSLIEEGGEKLIRMANLAIIGSHSVNGVAAIHSDIIKETLFKDFYEMFPSRFNNKTNGITQRRWLKLCNPTLSNLIDSKIGDGWCKHLEEIKKLEPFAKDKAFQKEWHEAKQVNKRRLAEHIKSHLDLNVNLDSMFDIQVKRIHEYKRQLLNALHAIHLYMQLKENPKAPFTPRTIIFGGKAAPGYYMAKLIIKLINSIGDKVNFDDEIGDQLKVIFLENYSVSLAEKIIPAADLSEQVSTAGTEASGTGNMKFALNGALTIGTLDGANVEIKEEVGDENIFIFGLTVDEVDSLKARGYNPMDYYQSNPDIKKILDLIASGFFSPSQPDLFKPIVDSLISNDRYLLLADFASYINCQKAASEAYRNQEKWNEMSILNVARIAKFSTDRTISEYADEIWRLKAIPVKI
- a CDS encoding DUF3108 domain-containing protein, with translation MKKGYFYDAVTNNTIQLLNLMNMKGPRDITLHTAVAFFLVIPSFFSFNNCEAQTLASGIDTLSANRNITSRALRQIRNTAYHTGEKLEFRIKYTGITAVTTEISVPKDTVIRGQDCYHIVYTAKTVPFFENFFPVNDRYESIIHKEGQYPMYFRQQIREGKFSHDDEVEFFHESAIARSYHHNKDFPMEAFTQDVISAYFFVRTLNLRSYKNDDVITIQNFSSDKSFPLIIKVRNRDLLETEIGTVRTIVLEPLVQGQGLFKSEGKILVWVTDDENKVPVKISMKVPVGSLYAEIISATGLKNPITSKLNE
- a CDS encoding BCD family MFS transporter; translated protein: MNRNTGFINLARLTLFQISLGIIYFILTDTLNRVMTIELSIAAWIVGSLIGIREIMALIGIKIWAGNLSDKTHFLGYKRTPFILGGLLASAISFYFIAPTAFEVQSNYMLGILKLLIAFTIFGIGYNASLTAYYALIADIAGEKNIPKVAAMSWTLMVLGGIVTSVLMSSYLKEFSEERFVSALQTASLISIAIGFVTIIGVEDRTDESIKNISNETLTFLASLKLINASPLTKKFAFYIFISIFAAFGTELILEPFGADVLGLSVSETTKFRQYLGLPQLLFMILTGFIINRFGIKKAVLVGNAVATVGYTLLISAGVFQLQKLLIPSLILVGVGLGFCTVGNIVMMMMMNAGRSGLYVGLWGTAQSLAMFLSGTGVGAIRDIMLHFFANPMMGYTIIFLLVIGAFTISTSMLPSISKENFEAESKVKLEEVLATAAD
- a CDS encoding radical SAM protein encodes the protein MKKKVLLVFTRSASGVDGPRSVTNAKKNLFGKIKDSVFESVLKRGQFAVPPMALMMLSSVDIPGVEIKICDLRFDALPLDENWDMVGFTVHTGLAKTVFEVSELFRTRGAKIIYGGPHVTLFPDSVREYADSIVLGEADELWPQVLDDLKNDSLKSRYESQTSPDLEKIAPVSKRAIHISNYFTTNLIQTSRGCPYRCDFCNVYVMNGNRMRHRPIDHVVKEVENFLKDDQRVFFFVNDTMNADPKYSLALFKRLIPYKIQWVGQATTMLGSQTELLEAFSLSGCKGLLLGIEGVTDKSNHEHRKVQNKESQLLKNIQAIRKAGICVYGSFIYGLDGDTLETPKLLKDFIKESGVDVPGINILRPIPGTALFDRLKSEGRLLFPSDDIYAFRYSWGQELLCKPKNIDPSDFILSYCELTKDIFSLKGALQRTIDAPSIKQAILAFNLAYIHMYGLSRRDLTHQLQGWVGSSNTENNYIENSVLLESK
- a CDS encoding WD40 repeat domain-containing protein: MANFYFQPNLSTSPSSQYKGFLNDRQYGMNLLNSLSVVAQVYDGDIRAINETAKTKGSNDPKGKRAREMYQAAQIVAGSLIDGLKANLKLLETIKHELSENKSTLLNKYYTVFDQRLALPIDQNRVATMLRDDLTILLGIPDPDDERIISVTRCFNAYQNATVANGGFQTALYEIENALSKPEGEKDFLLLYRLGMIHLYSPEHLDLPRALFCFSQVVKVLEGEITGSFKRILCALADYGSEGMMLSQEELLKEVTAKALYEAGMASYIDQNFTEAKKYFSKAWNSVKSPSAGYMLAKSTLFIGGETSNSDTVKILSEVIETDSNFAFRLSVDEELYHKSLMLPILNNLRDNALSEVETAIANSRKTMSPESQAIPILKEVEKKLGLKSYFEVLEASNELKKGRNWKILPTSFDHKYSINGHTLKVNSTVFSPDSQFIASASWKVLITGAKSGEELQTLMGHSVKEYVYSLAFSTNSVMLASASTDRTIKLWNAKTGQELFTLIGHKQSINNVAFSPNGNQLASGSVDASIILWNSSTGELLDRLKGHKDSVNYVTYAPNGKLLASCSDDKTIIIWDVETKEKIRQIEGHNHVIESITFSPDSKKLVSAGWDKIVRLWNVETGEKIREMKGHITGVSDVAFNHDGQTISSISYNRRTQISVIKLWDTETGVELQSFAGNFYHVTFSPDGNTLALSTSEKDIKVFAARPTSVLDFIPLERSIREQIEKLKEAEEKEDAIEGNNSRKTDAVWIGEGDRRRGRY